The following are from one region of the Planctomonas sp. JC2975 genome:
- a CDS encoding 5'-nucleotidase C-terminal domain-containing protein, translated as MSDSSGPNDHSHYNEPSPRWCSCAVPDEPEQTRGISRRGLIAGASATAVLTAAGWPGIAQAAQPSKNVKSVTITIMGTSDIHSNAINWDYYKDAAFSDAQGDVVGLARVSSVVKQIRASRGRENTLLFDAGDIIQGTPLGFYYATVEPTTKTGAVHPMAIQMNALDYDAVVLGNHEFNYGLDFLDHWVSQMHAPVLAANAVHSATKIPKYKPYVIKTMKLKGKPPLRVGVLGLTNPGVVIWDKANVSGKLDVLDVIETAKSWVPRMRRDGADVVVVSVHAGDSGLSSYSGDLPVENAAALLAEQVPDIDAVLFGHAHIDVPQRIVTNSTTGKQVVMSEPKCWGERLSVFDLTVEFERGRWSVASGSATTINTNTVEDDPAMVALVTPQHDAVVKYVNTAVATSTEAMSAAEACWKDTAILDYINVVQTAKVTEAIAGSSYASLPVVSIAAPFNRAATFPAGSVTIKDVAGLYIYDNTLLASVLTGSQIKDYLEYSARYYTQVAASAAVDPASWTNNHDLPDYNYDQFSGVDYDVDIAQPEGSRIIALTFNGSAVTDDQQFVVAVNNYRQSGGGGFPHIADAPVVYNAQVAIREAIVAYATEQGTIDPATFHVENWRLVRDGVPVF; from the coding sequence ATGAGCGATTCCTCAGGACCCAACGACCACTCCCACTACAACGAGCCGTCACCTCGCTGGTGCTCGTGCGCAGTGCCCGACGAGCCCGAGCAGACGCGCGGCATCTCCCGGCGCGGCCTGATCGCCGGCGCGTCCGCGACGGCCGTGCTGACCGCGGCAGGATGGCCGGGCATCGCCCAGGCAGCGCAGCCGAGCAAGAACGTCAAATCCGTGACCATCACGATCATGGGCACATCGGACATCCACTCCAACGCCATCAACTGGGACTACTACAAGGACGCCGCCTTCAGCGACGCGCAAGGCGATGTCGTCGGGTTGGCGCGCGTATCCAGTGTGGTGAAGCAGATCCGTGCGAGCCGCGGACGCGAGAACACGCTGCTCTTCGATGCGGGAGACATCATCCAGGGGACCCCGCTCGGGTTCTACTACGCGACGGTCGAGCCGACAACCAAGACCGGCGCCGTCCACCCGATGGCGATCCAGATGAACGCGCTCGACTACGACGCCGTCGTGCTGGGCAACCACGAATTCAACTACGGTCTCGACTTCCTCGACCACTGGGTCTCGCAGATGCACGCACCGGTGCTCGCGGCCAACGCGGTGCACTCCGCAACGAAGATCCCGAAGTACAAGCCCTACGTGATCAAGACGATGAAGCTGAAGGGAAAGCCGCCGCTCCGCGTCGGCGTGCTCGGACTCACCAACCCCGGCGTCGTCATCTGGGACAAGGCGAACGTGAGTGGCAAGCTCGACGTGCTCGACGTGATCGAGACGGCCAAGAGCTGGGTTCCCAGAATGCGTCGCGACGGGGCGGACGTGGTCGTCGTCAGCGTGCACGCAGGCGATAGCGGCCTGTCGTCGTACTCGGGCGACCTCCCCGTGGAGAACGCAGCAGCGCTGCTGGCCGAGCAGGTGCCCGACATCGACGCCGTCCTGTTCGGCCACGCGCACATCGACGTGCCGCAGCGGATCGTGACCAACAGCACGACCGGCAAGCAGGTCGTGATGAGCGAGCCGAAGTGCTGGGGCGAGCGCCTCAGTGTCTTCGACCTGACGGTCGAGTTCGAGCGGGGCCGGTGGAGCGTGGCGTCCGGATCCGCGACGACGATCAACACCAACACCGTCGAGGACGATCCGGCGATGGTGGCGCTCGTCACGCCGCAGCACGACGCCGTCGTGAAGTACGTCAACACGGCCGTGGCCACCTCGACCGAGGCGATGTCCGCTGCCGAGGCGTGCTGGAAGGACACGGCGATCCTCGACTACATCAACGTCGTGCAGACGGCCAAGGTCACCGAGGCGATCGCAGGCAGTTCGTACGCGAGTCTGCCCGTGGTGTCGATCGCCGCTCCGTTCAACCGAGCGGCGACCTTCCCGGCCGGATCCGTCACGATCAAGGATGTCGCGGGCCTCTACATCTACGACAACACGCTGCTCGCCTCGGTGCTCACGGGATCCCAGATCAAGGACTATCTCGAGTACTCGGCCCGCTACTACACGCAGGTGGCGGCATCCGCGGCAGTCGATCCGGCGTCGTGGACCAACAACCACGACCTGCCGGACTACAACTACGACCAGTTCTCCGGCGTCGACTACGACGTGGACATCGCACAGCCGGAGGGATCGCGCATCATCGCGCTCACCTTCAACGGCAGCGCCGTGACAGACGATCAGCAGTTCGTCGTCGCCGTGAACAACTACCGGCAGTCGGGCGGCGGCGGATTCCCGCACATCGCGGACGCTCCGGTCGTCTACAACGCCCAGGTGGCCATCCGCGAGGCGATCGTCGCGTACGCGACGGAGCAGGGCACGATCGATCCGGCCACATTCCACGTGGAGAACTGGCGACTGGTGCGCGACGGCGTGCCTGTGTTCTGA
- the ilvN gene encoding acetolactate synthase small subunit, with protein MSTHVLSLLVEDKAGLLTRVAGLFSRRGFNISSLAVGVSEVPGLSRITVVVDVEDAPLEQVTKQLNKLINVIKIVELDPDQSVQREHLLIKVRVDHTTRSQVLEAVNLFRARVVDVATDALVIEVTGDTGKTEALLRVLEPYGIKEMAQSGLLAIGRGSKSITDRVFKN; from the coding sequence ATGTCGACACACGTGCTGTCGCTGCTCGTCGAAGACAAGGCGGGTCTGCTCACCCGGGTCGCCGGCCTCTTCTCCCGGCGCGGGTTCAACATCTCCTCGCTCGCGGTGGGCGTGAGCGAGGTGCCCGGCCTGTCGCGCATCACCGTCGTGGTGGACGTCGAGGATGCCCCGCTCGAGCAGGTCACCAAGCAGCTGAACAAGCTCATCAACGTGATCAAGATCGTCGAGCTGGACCCCGACCAGTCCGTGCAACGCGAGCACCTGCTCATCAAGGTGCGCGTCGACCACACCACCCGTTCGCAGGTGCTCGAGGCCGTGAACCTGTTCCGCGCCCGCGTGGTCGACGTGGCCACCGACGCGCTCGTCATCGAGGTGACAGGCGACACCGGCAAGACCGAGGCGCTGCTTAGGGTGCTGGAGCCATACGGCATCAAGGAGATGGCCCAGTCCGGCCTGCTCGCCATCGGCCGCGGATCGAAATCCATCACGGACCGCGTCTTCAAGAACTGA
- a CDS encoding MFS transporter, whose protein sequence is MTTMTTEMRTPVRRAGARQWAALSVLMLPVLLVSIDNTVLNFALPAISTALEPSGVALLWIIDIYPLVLAGLLVAMGSLADRIGRRKLLMIGSIGFALVSVLAAFAPTAGFLIAARALLGFFGAMLMPSTMSLLRSIFTDRDQRRLAIAIWSAGFAAGSALGPIVGGLLLAHLWWGSVFLIAVPVLAPMLILLPLLVPESRDPHPGPVDVVSIVLALGTMAPLVYGIKTLATEGIGILGIVAVLVGGLCGWMFVRRQLRRPNPMLDVRLFTRPAFSGAVLVNLLSVIALVGGLFFVSQHLQLVLGQDPVQAGLTLLPGLITMIVAGLAVVPIARRVRPSVVIPVALAFSVFGYGFVAVMAHNLTVPAFMVAFVALGIGIGAAETVSNELIIATAPAEKAGAASAVSETAYELGAVLGTAILGTIITVFYRGSIVLPDGLTASQADVASQTIGGAAAVAGQLPAAQGHALMASAGAAFDSGVTVTAAIGSGLVLLAAIIAAISLRRERAH, encoded by the coding sequence ATGACGACCATGACGACCGAGATGCGCACGCCTGTCCGGCGTGCCGGGGCCAGGCAGTGGGCGGCGCTTTCCGTTCTCATGCTGCCGGTGCTGCTGGTGTCGATCGACAACACGGTGCTCAACTTCGCGTTGCCCGCCATTTCCACGGCGCTGGAGCCCAGCGGCGTCGCTCTGCTCTGGATCATCGACATCTACCCGCTGGTGCTCGCGGGCCTGCTGGTGGCGATGGGATCCCTCGCCGACCGGATCGGGCGCCGCAAGCTCCTCATGATCGGGTCGATCGGATTCGCCCTCGTCTCGGTGCTCGCCGCCTTCGCGCCCACCGCCGGCTTCCTCATCGCCGCCCGGGCCCTACTCGGATTCTTCGGCGCCATGCTCATGCCGTCGACGATGTCCCTGCTGCGCTCGATCTTCACCGACCGCGATCAGCGTCGGCTGGCGATCGCCATCTGGTCGGCCGGCTTCGCCGCGGGATCCGCGCTCGGTCCGATCGTCGGCGGCCTGCTGCTTGCGCACCTGTGGTGGGGATCGGTGTTCCTGATCGCCGTGCCCGTGCTCGCACCGATGCTGATTCTTCTGCCGCTCCTGGTGCCGGAGTCGCGGGATCCGCATCCGGGCCCGGTGGACGTGGTGAGCATCGTGCTCGCCCTGGGCACCATGGCGCCGCTCGTGTACGGCATCAAAACGCTGGCGACGGAAGGGATCGGCATCCTGGGCATCGTCGCGGTGCTGGTCGGCGGGCTCTGCGGCTGGATGTTCGTTCGCCGTCAGCTGCGGCGTCCGAACCCGATGCTCGACGTGCGTCTGTTCACGCGCCCGGCGTTCAGCGGGGCCGTACTGGTGAACCTGCTCAGCGTGATCGCGCTCGTCGGCGGACTCTTCTTCGTGTCGCAGCATCTGCAGCTGGTGCTGGGGCAGGACCCGGTGCAGGCGGGCCTCACGCTCCTCCCCGGGCTCATCACGATGATCGTCGCCGGCCTCGCCGTGGTGCCGATTGCGCGCCGGGTGCGGCCGAGCGTCGTCATCCCGGTCGCCCTCGCGTTCTCCGTGTTCGGCTACGGTTTCGTGGCCGTGATGGCCCACAACCTGACGGTGCCGGCCTTCATGGTCGCGTTCGTCGCGCTCGGGATCGGGATCGGTGCGGCCGAGACCGTCTCCAATGAGCTGATCATCGCGACCGCGCCCGCGGAGAAGGCAGGAGCGGCATCGGCCGTCTCCGAGACCGCGTACGAGCTGGGCGCAGTGCTCGGCACGGCCATCCTCGGCACGATCATCACGGTGTTCTACCGCGGGTCGATCGTGCTGCCCGACGGGCTGACCGCCTCCCAAGCGGATGTCGCGAGCCAGACGATCGGCGGCGCCGCCGCGGTCGCCGGGCAACTGCCGGCAGCGCAGGGACACGCGCTGATGGCATCGGCGGGCGCCGCGTTCGACAGCGGCGTGACGGTGACGGCGGCGATCGGATCCGGGCTCGTCCTGCTGGCCGCGATCATCGCGGCGATAAGCCTGCGACGCGAGCGGGCGCACTGA
- a CDS encoding TetR/AcrR family transcriptional regulator: MSERGRTRERILDAFEAILTTEGERAATLDAVAARAEVSKGGLLYHFASKDALVDGLVERLHALVEQDVGDIRSASSGPIEYLLRTSVSSGTPLERSAMACFALAGAQDERVRAALREMQDAWLAVVRESVPDPVLARVVSLVSDGLYFNSVLREGGGSIGREDLDAIVAYVTGLLDDPQ, encoded by the coding sequence ATGAGCGAGCGCGGGAGAACTCGTGAGCGCATCCTCGACGCATTCGAGGCCATCCTCACGACCGAGGGCGAGCGCGCGGCGACCCTGGACGCCGTCGCGGCGCGGGCCGAGGTCTCCAAGGGTGGTCTGCTCTACCACTTCGCGTCGAAGGACGCGCTGGTCGACGGCCTCGTCGAGAGGCTGCACGCGCTCGTCGAGCAGGATGTCGGCGACATCCGTTCCGCCTCGTCCGGTCCGATCGAGTACCTCCTGCGCACCTCGGTCAGTTCCGGCACGCCGCTCGAGCGAAGCGCGATGGCGTGCTTCGCGCTCGCGGGCGCTCAGGACGAACGGGTCCGCGCGGCTCTGCGGGAGATGCAGGACGCCTGGCTCGCCGTCGTGCGCGAAAGCGTGCCCGACCCCGTGCTCGCCAGGGTCGTCTCCCTCGTCTCGGACGGCCTCTACTTCAATTCCGTGCTGCGGGAGGGCGGCGGCAGCATCGGACGAGAGGACCTCGACGCGATCGTCGCGTACGTGACAGGGCTGCTCGACGATCCTCAGTAG
- the serA gene encoding phosphoglycerate dehydrogenase, which yields MSKPVVLIAEELSPATVEALGPDFEIRNVDGTDRPALLEALSDADAVLIRSATKMDGEAIAAAPKLRVVARAGVGLDNVDIKASTEAGVMVVNAPTSNIISAAELTIGHILSLARHIPAGNASLTGGEWKRSKYTGTELYEKTIGIIGLGRIGALITARLQAFGTSIIAYDPYVTSARAQQLGVQLVTLDELLQQADFVTIHMPKTPETLGMIGDDQFALMKKSAYVVNVARGGLIDEDALYRALTTGTIAGAGLDVFVSEPPLESPLITLDNVVVTPHLGASTAEAQEKAGVSVARSVRLALSGELVPDAVNVAGGVIDPYVRPGIPLLEKLGQVFSGLAKNSPITSVDVEIRGELVDYDVSVLKLAALKGIFTNIVSENVSYVNAPLLAEQRGIEVRLLTDAASEDYRNVLTLRGALADGSQVSVAGTLTGPKQIEKIVGVNGYDVEVPLAEHLIVMVYDDRPGIVAVYGREFGEAGINIAGMQIARTTAGGKALSVLTVDSPVPDGILDSVRAAIDADVMQAIDITES from the coding sequence GTGTCGAAACCGGTCGTCCTGATCGCCGAAGAACTCTCGCCCGCCACCGTCGAGGCCCTGGGACCCGACTTCGAGATCCGCAACGTGGACGGCACGGACCGCCCGGCGCTCCTGGAGGCTCTGTCCGACGCGGACGCCGTGCTCATCCGCTCGGCGACCAAGATGGACGGCGAGGCGATCGCCGCTGCCCCCAAGCTCAGGGTCGTCGCGCGTGCGGGAGTCGGTCTCGACAACGTCGACATCAAGGCATCCACCGAGGCCGGCGTCATGGTGGTCAACGCGCCCACCTCCAACATCATCTCGGCCGCTGAGCTCACGATCGGCCACATCCTGTCGCTGGCGCGGCACATCCCGGCCGGGAACGCGTCGCTGACCGGTGGGGAGTGGAAGCGTTCGAAGTACACCGGCACGGAGCTGTACGAGAAGACGATCGGCATCATCGGTCTCGGTCGCATCGGCGCCCTGATCACGGCACGCCTGCAGGCGTTCGGCACCTCGATCATCGCGTACGACCCGTACGTGACCTCGGCCCGTGCGCAGCAGCTCGGCGTTCAGCTGGTGACGCTCGACGAACTGCTCCAGCAGGCGGACTTCGTCACCATCCACATGCCGAAGACGCCGGAGACCCTCGGCATGATCGGCGACGACCAGTTCGCCCTCATGAAGAAGAGCGCGTACGTGGTCAACGTGGCCCGTGGCGGTCTCATCGACGAGGATGCCCTCTACCGTGCACTCACAACCGGCACGATCGCCGGCGCGGGCCTCGACGTCTTCGTGAGCGAGCCCCCGCTCGAGTCGCCGCTCATCACGCTCGACAACGTGGTCGTCACGCCGCACCTGGGTGCCTCGACCGCCGAGGCGCAGGAGAAGGCAGGCGTCTCGGTGGCGCGGTCCGTGCGTCTCGCCCTGTCGGGCGAGCTCGTGCCAGACGCCGTGAACGTCGCGGGCGGGGTCATCGATCCGTACGTGCGCCCCGGCATCCCGCTGCTCGAGAAGCTCGGTCAGGTGTTCAGCGGGCTGGCCAAGAACAGTCCGATCACGAGCGTCGACGTGGAGATCCGCGGCGAACTCGTCGACTACGACGTCAGCGTGCTCAAGCTGGCGGCGCTGAAGGGCATCTTCACCAACATCGTGAGCGAGAACGTCTCCTACGTGAACGCACCGCTCCTGGCGGAGCAGCGCGGCATCGAGGTGCGCCTGCTGACGGATGCCGCCAGCGAGGACTACCGCAATGTGCTGACCCTGCGCGGGGCGCTGGCCGACGGATCGCAGGTCTCGGTCGCCGGCACGCTCACCGGCCCGAAGCAGATCGAGAAGATCGTTGGCGTGAACGGATACGACGTCGAGGTCCCGCTCGCCGAGCACCTCATCGTCATGGTGTACGACGACCGCCCAGGAATCGTCGCGGTCTATGGTCGCGAGTTCGGTGAGGCCGGCATCAACATCGCCGGCATGCAGATCGCCCGCACCACTGCAGGAGGCAAGGCGCTGAGCGTGCTGACGGTGGACTCGCCGGTGCCGGACGGCATCCTCGACTCCGTGCGCGCGGCGATCGACGCCGACGTGATGCAGGCCATCGACATCACCGAGTCGTAG
- a CDS encoding PhzF family phenazine biosynthesis protein: protein MTGEGRRFVQVDVFGSQALAGNPVAVVVDADGLTDIEMERFARWTNLSETTFLLPPTDPAADYRLRIFTPGGELPFAGHPTLGSAHAWLRSGGVRRSTDAVVQQCGVGLVELRTDGDRLAFAAPPLLHSGAADEETTARAADSLRIRRDEVLAAEWVDNGPGWLAVLLGSAEEVLALRPDFGSMKGLKVGVVAPQTHDHDADFEVRAFVPDLGIPEDPVTGSLNAGLAMWLIGSGRAADHYVAAQGTAIGRSGRVHVDRNGDRYWIGGETRTVIEGSVAF, encoded by the coding sequence ATGACAGGCGAAGGACGACGCTTCGTCCAGGTCGACGTGTTCGGATCGCAGGCGTTGGCCGGCAACCCGGTTGCGGTGGTCGTCGACGCGGACGGGCTGACGGACATTGAGATGGAGAGGTTCGCGCGCTGGACGAACCTCTCCGAGACGACGTTCCTGCTCCCGCCGACGGATCCGGCTGCCGACTATCGTCTGCGCATCTTCACGCCAGGCGGCGAGCTGCCGTTCGCCGGGCACCCGACACTCGGCAGCGCGCACGCCTGGTTGCGTTCGGGCGGCGTGCGGCGATCGACGGATGCCGTGGTGCAGCAGTGCGGTGTCGGTCTCGTCGAACTGCGCACCGACGGTGACCGCCTCGCGTTCGCCGCTCCGCCGCTTCTGCACTCGGGCGCCGCCGACGAGGAGACGACTGCACGCGCTGCGGACAGTCTGCGCATCCGCCGCGACGAGGTGCTGGCCGCGGAATGGGTCGACAACGGCCCAGGATGGCTGGCCGTTCTGCTCGGCTCGGCCGAGGAGGTGCTCGCGCTGAGACCCGACTTCGGGTCGATGAAGGGCTTGAAGGTCGGAGTGGTGGCACCTCAGACCCACGACCATGATGCCGACTTCGAGGTGCGCGCCTTCGTGCCCGACCTCGGCATCCCCGAGGATCCGGTCACAGGAAGCCTGAATGCCGGGCTCGCCATGTGGCTGATCGGCTCAGGCCGAGCCGCCGACCACTACGTCGCCGCCCAGGGGACGGCGATCGGCCGGAGCGGGCGCGTCCACGTGGACAGGAACGGCGACAGGTACTGGATCGGCGGGGAGACGCGCACCGTCATCGAGGGATCCGTCGCGTTCTGA
- the ilvC gene encoding ketol-acid reductoisomerase, translating into MAEIYYDNDADLTIIQGKKVLVVGYGSQGHAHAQNLRDSGVEVRIGLQDGSKSTQRAQEAGFQVVTPAEGTSWADVIVILAPDQVQRHLYANDIAPNISDGKALVFGHGFNIRFGYIKAPEGVDVVMIAPKGPGHTVRREYVAGRGVPVIVAVENDATGNAWQLALSYAKGIGGLRAGGIKTTFTEETETDLFGEQAVLCGGVSHLIQAGFETLTNAGYQPEIAYFEVLHEMKLIVDLIWEGGISKMRWSVSDTAEYGDYVSGPRVIDEGTKERMKGILADIQSGAFAERFIADQDAGAPEFLADRKAGEEHPIESTGRELRKLFAWNSSDDDDYVDGEVAR; encoded by the coding sequence ATGGCTGAGATCTACTACGACAACGATGCTGATCTGACGATCATCCAGGGCAAGAAGGTCCTCGTCGTCGGCTACGGCTCGCAGGGTCACGCCCACGCGCAGAACCTGCGCGACTCGGGCGTCGAGGTGCGCATCGGACTTCAGGATGGCTCGAAGTCGACGCAGCGCGCGCAGGAGGCCGGCTTCCAGGTCGTCACGCCCGCTGAGGGCACTTCGTGGGCCGACGTCATCGTCATCCTCGCGCCCGACCAGGTGCAGCGTCACCTGTACGCGAACGACATCGCGCCGAACATCTCGGACGGCAAGGCGCTCGTGTTCGGACACGGCTTCAACATCCGCTTCGGTTACATCAAGGCGCCGGAGGGCGTCGACGTCGTCATGATCGCCCCTAAGGGACCTGGCCACACCGTTCGCCGCGAGTACGTCGCCGGCCGTGGCGTGCCGGTGATCGTGGCCGTCGAGAACGACGCGACGGGCAACGCCTGGCAGCTCGCCCTGAGCTACGCGAAGGGCATCGGTGGCCTGCGAGCCGGCGGCATCAAGACCACGTTCACCGAAGAGACCGAGACCGACCTCTTCGGCGAGCAGGCCGTGCTGTGCGGTGGCGTGTCCCACCTCATCCAGGCGGGCTTCGAGACGCTCACCAACGCCGGCTACCAGCCGGAGATCGCCTACTTCGAGGTGCTCCACGAGATGAAGCTCATCGTGGACCTCATCTGGGAGGGCGGCATCTCCAAGATGCGCTGGAGCGTCTCCGACACCGCGGAGTACGGCGACTACGTCTCCGGCCCCCGCGTGATCGACGAGGGCACGAAGGAGCGCATGAAGGGCATCCTCGCCGACATCCAGTCCGGCGCGTTCGCCGAGCGCTTCATCGCCGACCAGGATGCAGGCGCCCCCGAGTTCCTCGCCGACCGCAAGGCGGGCGAGGAGCACCCGATCGAGTCCACGGGGCGTGAGCTGCGCAAGCTCTTCGCGTGGAACTCGAGCGACGACGACGACTACGTGGACGGCGAAGTAGCCCGCTAG
- a CDS encoding DUF6458 family protein, whose product MSLGGGIFLIVVGAILAFAINVSPSWIDLHLVGWILMIAGVAVTILGIVLLTRKRTSKVTHSTTIDPRTGQKIDSTRRDEQD is encoded by the coding sequence GTGAGTCTCGGTGGTGGAATTTTCCTGATCGTCGTGGGCGCCATTCTGGCGTTCGCTATCAACGTCAGCCCCAGCTGGATCGACCTCCACTTGGTCGGCTGGATCCTGATGATCGCGGGGGTCGCCGTGACGATCCTCGGAATCGTGCTCCTGACGCGCAAGCGCACGTCCAAGGTCACGCACAGCACCACGATCGACCCGAGGACCGGCCAGAAGATCGACTCGACCAGGCGGGACGAGCAGGACTGA
- a CDS encoding GNAT family N-acetyltransferase: MNTWTVRGIESRDRERWRELFAAYRAFYELAPDEAVLSTVWGWLADADHEVRGLVAVDDTDRPVGIAHVRTFARPSTASAGLFLDDLFTDPAVRGRGIGRALIDAVARLAAEEGSTKVRWITAATNTRARALYDSVASVDWVVYDLTPADG, translated from the coding sequence ATGAACACGTGGACCGTGCGCGGCATCGAATCACGTGACCGGGAGCGCTGGCGGGAGCTGTTCGCCGCGTATCGAGCCTTTTACGAGCTCGCACCAGACGAAGCTGTGCTGTCCACAGTGTGGGGCTGGCTGGCGGATGCCGACCACGAGGTCCGCGGGCTGGTGGCGGTGGACGACACCGATCGTCCCGTCGGCATCGCCCACGTCCGTACCTTCGCACGACCGAGCACCGCCTCAGCCGGGTTGTTCCTCGACGACCTCTTCACGGATCCCGCGGTGCGCGGCCGCGGGATCGGGCGGGCACTCATCGACGCCGTCGCGCGGCTCGCCGCAGAGGAGGGATCGACGAAGGTGCGCTGGATCACCGCCGCGACGAACACGCGTGCCCGCGCGCTCTACGACAGCGTGGCATCGGTCGACTGGGTCGTGTACGACCTGACCCCGGCCGACGGCTGA
- a CDS encoding NAD(P)-dependent oxidoreductase: protein MRILLAGGAGAIGRQVIPALVAAGHEVWATSRSAQKATVIEEAGGHPLVMDVYDEASVEEAFVAARPDAVIHELTDLSQYDLQANARVRIEGTRALVDAARRHGVDRMVAQSISWIVPDGDTLATEAEPYRPGVMPGVPELEAAVLELANGVVLRYGQFYGPGTWRARGAMDAVAAHEGTLRPMARVVDFVHVTDAASATVLALDWPRGVVNIVDDEPATAADWMPVFAAAVGAPAPAIPTDLPPGRPVSNALARSRDWKPRFASWRIGFTSPDGGVA from the coding sequence ATGCGCATCCTGCTCGCCGGCGGAGCCGGCGCGATCGGCCGGCAGGTGATACCTGCACTCGTCGCTGCCGGACACGAGGTCTGGGCCACCAGCCGATCGGCGCAGAAGGCGACCGTGATCGAGGAGGCGGGCGGGCATCCGCTCGTCATGGACGTGTACGACGAGGCCTCCGTCGAGGAGGCCTTCGTCGCCGCGAGACCGGATGCGGTCATCCACGAGCTCACGGACCTCTCGCAGTACGACCTGCAGGCGAACGCGCGGGTGCGCATCGAGGGAACGCGCGCGCTGGTGGACGCCGCACGCCGGCACGGCGTCGACCGCATGGTCGCGCAGAGCATCAGCTGGATCGTGCCGGACGGCGACACGCTGGCGACCGAGGCCGAGCCGTATCGTCCTGGCGTCATGCCCGGCGTCCCGGAGCTGGAGGCAGCCGTTCTCGAGCTGGCGAATGGCGTCGTGCTTCGGTACGGCCAGTTCTACGGTCCCGGCACCTGGCGTGCCCGTGGTGCGATGGATGCGGTGGCGGCCCACGAAGGGACCCTGCGGCCGATGGCTCGGGTGGTGGACTTCGTGCACGTGACGGATGCGGCATCCGCAACTGTGCTCGCACTCGACTGGCCGCGTGGCGTGGTGAACATCGTGGACGACGAGCCGGCGACCGCCGCTGACTGGATGCCGGTGTTCGCCGCCGCCGTCGGCGCACCGGCCCCCGCCATCCCGACGGATCTGCCTCCAGGCCGTCCGGTCTCGAACGCCCTCGCCCGAAGCAGGGACTGGAAGCCGCGATTCGCGAGCTGGCGAATCGGATTCACCTCGCCGGACGGCGGTGTGGCATGA
- a CDS encoding DUF6458 family protein — protein MSLGGGIFLIVVGAILAFALNVDLGWIDLHMVGYICLVAGVIVTILGIVLITRKRTSKVTRSTSVDPNTGRQIDTTQRDDPTDY, from the coding sequence ATGAGCCTCGGAGGCGGGATATTCCTGATCGTCGTCGGTGCCATCCTGGCGTTCGCGCTCAACGTGGACCTCGGCTGGATCGACCTGCACATGGTCGGCTACATCTGCCTGGTCGCGGGCGTCATCGTGACGATCCTCGGCATCGTCCTGATCACACGCAAGCGCACCTCGAAGGTGACGCGGAGCACCTCGGTCGATCCCAACACGGGACGGCAGATCGACACCACGCAACGCGACGATCCGACCGACTACTGA